AGGCGCAGATTAAGATGGTTGATAATCAACTGCTCGCAATAGCTCTCGCGCGGCGGCTCATCAAACTGCGGATCGGCATTCAGCGACAGCTGTAAAATGCCTTCGTTGCGCCCGCGGAACATAGCCAGCGCACGGTGGGAAGGAATAGTGGCAATCGCTTCGTGATGAGCGAAGTAGTCGCGGAATTTCGCGCCTTCCTCCTCTTTGCCGCTAACAACGGCTGAGACCAGGTGGGCATTTTTCCACAGATAGTCGCGGACCTTGGCCAGCAGCGCGGCGTCTTCAGCGAAACGCTCCATCAGGATGTAGCGTGCGCCGTCCAGCGCCGCTTTGGTGTCGGCAACGCCTTTATCGGCGTCCACGAAGCGGGCAGCTTCCTGCTCCGGATCGTGCGTAGGCTCGTTCCACAACACATCGGCCAGCGGCTCAAGGCCCGCTTCAATGGCGATTTGCCCGCGTGTACGGCGCTTCGGTTTATAGGGCAGGTAAAGATCTTCGAGTTCAGTTTTGCTCAGCGTGCCGTTGATGGCGCCGGCAAGGTCATCGCTCAGTTTGCCCTGGTCGGCAATGGATTTGAGGATGGTCTGGCGGCGCTCTTCCAGCTCGCGCAGGTAGCTAAGACGAGTCTCCAGTTGACGCAGTTGCGTGTCATCCAGACCGCCGGTGACTTCCTTACGATAACGTGCGATAAACGGCACGGTATTCCCTTCATCCAGCAGGCGAACGGCAGCTTCTACCTGTTCGTTTCTGGCCTGAAGCTCACCCGCAATAATGCGGCAAAGCGAATCATTCATCATGGCTTTTCATCTGTGTAGTACGGAAAATTCAGCAGACAGTTATACGGATCGGGGCACGAAAATGCCAGCCGTCGACCCGCGGATATTGGGTTTCGGACAGTTCTGTTCACATTACTCAGGTTTCGGGTACTCAATGTCATTGACGTACCACTGCGCTTCTCCGGCTGGGGTCTGCACCACGGCCAAATCGCCCACCTCTTTTTTGAGCAATGCTCGTGCCATCGGCGAGTCGATAGAGATGTAGTCCTTGCGGCCAAAGATTTCGTCGTAGCCAACGATACGAAAGCGCAGCAGGTCGCCGTCGTCATTTTCTATTTCGACCCAGGCGCCAAAGAAGACTTTGCCTTCCTGCTGCGGTGAGTAATCGACGATTTTCAGCCGTTCCAGAGATTTGGTGATGTAGCGAACCCGGCGGTCAATTTCACGCAGGCGCTTTTTGTTGTACTGGTAGTCGGCGTTTTCACTGCGATCGCCCAGGCTGGCGGCCCAGGTCACTTTTTTGGTCACCTCAGGGCGCTCTTCACGCCACAGGTAATCCAGCTCCTTTTTGAGCTTCTCGTAGCCTTCACGGGTGATTAACGGCGTTTTCATCTTTCAGCCCTGTAGCCTGTAAAATCAGAGTGTGATTTAAACCGATGCTTAATGAAGAATGCAACCGGCGCATTTTGGGAAGCAAGTCACCAAATTTTGATTTAAAACGTTGATAACCGACTGTTTAATATGCTTTGTAACAATTTCGACTAGAATGTATACCAGAATTGACTGGTTGTATTAGCGCAGTTTTTTAAGAATACACACTCAACTGTTCGAGCCTTTGGGAGTACTTACGATGCAAGAGAACTATAAAATTCTGGTGGTCGATGACGACATGCGCCTGCGCGCGCTGTTAGAGCGTTATCTCACCGAACAGGGCTTCCAGGTTCGCAGCGTCGCCAACGCCGAACAAATGGATCGCCTGCTGACCCGCGAATCCTTCCACCTGATGGTGCTGGATCTGATGCTGCCGGGCGAGGATGGTCTCTCTATTTGCCGCCGCCTGCGTAGCCAGAGCAACCCAATGCCGATCATCATGGTGACCGCGAAGGGTGAAGAGGTCGACCGTATCGTCGGCCTGGAAATTGGCGCGGATGATTATATTCCTAAGCCGTTTAACCCGCGTGAGCTGCTGGCCCGTATTCGCGCCGTACTGCGCCGTCAGGCTAATGAACTGCCGGGTGCGCCTTCTCAGGAGGAAGCCGTCATCGCGTTCGGCAAGTTCAAACTGAACCTCGGTACCCGCGAAATGTTCCGCGAAGATGAGCCGATGCCGTTGACCAGCGGCGAGTTTGCGGTCCTGAAAGCGCTGGTGAGTCACCCGCGTGAGCCGCTTTCCCGCGATAAGCTGATGAACCTGGCGCGCGGCCGTGAATACTCCGCGATGGAGCGTTCCATTGACGTACAGATCTCCCGCCTGCGCCGCATGGTGGAAGAGGACCCGGCGCATCCGCGTTATATCCAGACCGTTTGGGGTCTTGGCTACGTCTTCGTCCCGGACGGCGCTAAGGCATGAGGCGAGTTCGCTTCTCACCAAGAAGCTCGTTTGCCCGTACGCTGTTGCTGATCGTCACCCTGCTGTTCGTCAGCCTGGTGACGACCTATCTTGTCGTTCTGAACTTCGCAATCTTGCCGAGCCTGCAGCAGTTTAATAAGGTGCTGGCGTACGAAGTCAGAATGCTGATGACCGACAAACTGCAGCTTGAAGACGGCACCCAGCTTGTGGTGCCGCCTGCGTTTCGTCGCGAAATTTACCGTGAGCTGGGCATTTCGCTTTACTCCAACGAGGCGGCGGAAGACGCTGGCCTGCGCTGGGCGCAGCACTACGAGTTTCTGAGCCAGCAAATGGCGCAGCAGCTCGGCGGCCCAACCGAAGTGCGCGTTGAGGTGAATAAAAGCTCCCCCGTCGTCTGGCTGAAGACCTGGCTGTCGCCAAATATCTGGGTGCGTGTCCCGCTGACGGAAATCCATCAGGGCGATTTCTCCCCGCTGTTCCGCTACACGCTGGCGATAATGCTGCTGGCGATAGGCGGCGCATGGCTCTTTATTCGAATACAAAACCGACCGCTGGTCGACCTGGAGCACGCCGCGCTTCAGGTCGGTAAAGGGATCATTCCTCCTCCGCTGCGTGAATATGGCGCGTCGGAAGTGCGGTCGGTGACGCGGGCATTTAACCATATGGCCGCGGGCGTAAAACAGCTGGCCGACGACCGTACGCTGCTGATGGCGGGCGTCAGTCACGATCTGCGCACGCCTCTGACGCGTATTCGCCTGGCGACCGAGATGATGGGGCAGGAGGATGGCTATCTGGCCGAGTCGATTAACAAAGATATCGAAGAGTGTAATGCGATTATCGAGCAGTTCATCGACTACCTGCGTACTGGCCAGGAGATGCCGCTGGAGATGGCGGATCTTAACAGCGTGCTCGGCGAAGTGATTGCCGCCGAAAGCGGCTACGAGCGTGAAATCGACACTGACCTGCAGGACGGCGAGATCCGCCTCAATATTCACCCGCTCTCTATCAAGCGTGCGGTGGCGAATATGGTGGTCAACGCGGCGCGCTACGGCAATGGCTGGATCAAAGTCAGCAGCGGCAGCGAGCTGAACCGCGCCTGGTTCCAGGTGGAAGATGATGGCCCGGGCATTGAGCCAGACCAGCTTCAGCACCTGTTCCAGCCGTTCGTGCGTGGCGACAGCGCCCGTAGCACCAGCGGTACCGGGCTGGGCTTAGCTATCGTGCAGCGCATCATCGACAACCATAACGGGATGTTAGATCTCGGGAAAAGCGAGCGGGGAGGGCTGCGTATCAGGGCTTACCTGCCGCTGCCGATAGCCCGGGTTGTTGCCCACCGAGAAAGCTAAGTTGCCGTTAGCCCAATAAAAAAACGACCCTCGAGAGGGTCGTTTTTTTTCGTCTTAGCTTTCTGAATTACAGCTTAGGACCGGCTTCTACCAGCGCCGCGCCGGCAGGGGTGTCGGTGTACTTCTCAAAGTTTTCTACAAACAGCTTCGCCAGCTGCTCCGCTTTTTCCTGCCACTGTTCCGGAGACGCGTAGGTATTCCGTGGGTCAAGGATCCGGGGATCCACGCCCGCAAGCGAGGTGGGGATCGCGAGGTTAAACATCGGCAGCGTGAAGGTTTCTGCGTCGTCCAGCGAGCCGTCAAGAATGGCGTCGATGATCGCGCGGGTGTCTTTGATGGAGATACGTTTGCCGGTGCCGTTCCAGCCAGTATTCACCAGGTAAGCCTGCGCGCCCGAGGCCTGCATGCGCTTAACGAGCACTTCTGCATACTGCGTTGGGTGCAGCGACAGGAACGCCGCGCCGAAGCAGGCGGAGAAGGTTGGCGTTGGCTCGGTTACGCCGCGCTCGGTGCCCGCCAGTTTGGCGGTAAAGCCGGACAGGAAGTGATACTGCGTCTGGTTTGCGGTGAGGCGAGAAACCGGCGGCAGCACGCCGAAGGCGTCTGCGGTCAGGAAGATAACTTTCGTTGCATGACCCGCTTTCGACACCGGCTTAACGATGTTGTCGATATGGTAGATTGGGTAAGAAACGCGGGTATTTTCGGTTTTTGAGGCGTCGTCGAAGTCGATGGAGCCGTCGGCACGCACGGTGACGTTTTCCAGCAGCGCATCGCGGCGGATCGCGTGGTAAATATCCGGCTCGGCCTCTTCCGACAGGCGAATCGTTTTGGCGTAGCAGCCGCCTTCGAAGTTGAACACGCCGTCGTCATCCCAGCCGTGCTCATCGTCGCCAATCAGGCGGCGTTTCGGGTCGGTGGAGAGCGTTGTTTTACCGGTGCCGGACAGGCCGAAGAACACCGCAACATCGCCTTTTTCGCCGACGTTTGCCGAGCAGTGCATGGAGGCGATGCCTTTCAGCGGCAGCAGGTAGTTCATGATGGAGAACATCCCTTTTTTCATCTCGCCGCCGTACCAGGTGCCGCCGATAAGCTGCATGCGTTCAGTCAGGTTAAACGCCACGAAGTTTTCGGAGTTCAGGCCCTGTTCCTGCCAGTTAGGGTTGGTACATTTAGCGCCGTTCATCACCACAAAATCGGGGGTGAAGGTCTCCAGCTCTTCGTCCGTTGGGCGAATAAACATGTTCTTCACGAAGTGTGCCTGCCAGGCGACTTCGGTAATAAAGCGAACGGAAAGGCGAGTATCGGCGTTGGCGCCGCAGAAGGCGTCGACGATAAACAGGCGCTTGCCTGACAGCTGCTGCGTTACCAGGCCTTTGAGCTCGTGCCAGGTCTCTTCGGAAAGCGGTTTATTGTCGTTTTTGCCTTTTCCGTTGTCTGACCACCAGAGCGTATCGCGGGTGGTGTCATCGCGAACGATATATTTATCTTTAGGCGAGCGGCCGGTAAAGATTCCGGTATCCACGGAAACAGCGCCTAAGGTGGTTACCACGCCGCGCTCAAACCCTTCCAGTTTTGGGTCGAGCTCTTCGCGGTAAAGGGTGTCGTAGTCGGGGTTATAGACGACTTCGCTGACGTCATTAATGCCATAAGCCTTGAGATCTTGCGGGGTTATGCCTTTAACTCGCATTTCACTGCTCCTTAGCCAATTTAAACTGCCTGATATTGTAGGGTTGTTTAGGGGGTGTTAACCGCGACCACTATCATAAATTTACGCGCCTGCTTAAATTTAACAGGGGAAATGCTTAGGGGATGCCTTAGCGGGGGCAGAGTATGGCAGGAATTCACCGCTTCTCGGGGAAAATATGGCGAATATGTTAACAATTAGGATAAAAACGGAGAAATATGTGAATGAACGCGCTCTCATACGCAACGCGATGAAACAAGACCGTCATTGGCATGTCGCAGCGCACCGTTACACCCGGTCAAAAATGAGCTCATAAGGGATGACTACCATGTTCGTGTCCGATCCGTTACCGAAGGCAACCCGCTGGGGCATTTTGCTGGTGGGATTTCTTTCAGGCGTGCTGCTGTACCTGACCGAAGGTCACCGGGCAGGCGGCATCTGGCTGCAGGGGAGTGAGCAGGCCCTGTACCTGCGTTCTCTCTCTGTGGTGTTGGCAACGACGCTGGCGCTTCTCGCCGTACGTTTTAATGACCTGCGGTTCTGGGCGCTGGCGCTTATCCCTCTGCCGGTGGTTGCGCTGATGAGCGGCTGGGTAAACTGGACGACGCGGGGGCTGGAGGGCTGGGATCGCCACGATATTGTGTTGGGATATCAGTGCTCGCTGGCCGCGATGCTATTTTTGGCGCTGCCATGGCTTCAGGGGCGTCTGCGTTCAAAGACGGGCTGGGGAGGCTGGTCGGCCTTTTACGGTCAACTCTGGCGCAACGGTATTACGCTAATGTTAACCGGGCTGCTGGTGCTCTTTTTCTGGGGCGTACTGGCGCTGTGGGCCGGGTTATTCAAGCTGGTGGATATCACTCTTTTCGACAGCCTGTTCTTTAATTCTTCGGCATTTGCCTGGATTGCCACCTGTACCGCGGCGGCGCTCGCCGTAACCCTTTGCCGCGATCAGCAGCGGGCGGTGAATGCGGTAAAACACTTCTTCAGCGTCTTTGCGACCGGCCTGCTGCCGTTGCTGTCGCTGATTTCACTGATGTTTCTGGCGACGCTGCCGGTGGTCGGTCTGGGTTCTGTTTCGCAGCATGTTTCCTGCAATGCGCTGCTTAACACCCTGACGTTGATGGTGATGGTCGCCGCCGCGGTGGCCTGGCATCCGGAAAGAGAAACCCGGCCTTATCCTGTTTTGCTGGACGGCGCGATTAAACTGACGCTGCTACTCTCCCCGATTTACGCCCTGCTGGCCAGCTATGCGCTGTGGCTACGTGTTTCGTCATACGGATGGACGCCGACGCGTGTCTATGCCGCTCTTATCACGCTGACGGTGCTGGTCTGGGCCTGCGGCTATGCTGTCACGTTGATTCGCCAGCGTCGGCAGGCTGTTTTGCAGCCGGGCGGTATCAACCGTGCGGTCCTATTACTGGCGCTGGCCCTGCTGGTTGCGGTGAATTCTCCGCTGCTGGATCCTTATCGCATCAGCGTAAATAACCAGATGGCGCGTTACCACAGCGGGGCTTTGCAGGCGGATAAGCTGAGCATTACGATGCTGCAATCGTCCGGCAGACGAGGCTATGAGGCGATGCGACAGCTGCAGAAAGATCCGGGATTTAGCGCGAACCCGGAACGTAAAAAGCAGCTTGCAATGCTGCTTAGCGATGGCAAAGCGGGGAGCACGGGGGCGATGAAGTTGAGTGTTGAGTCGCTGCGTCAACGTATCGTGCTGGCAGATAAAAATCGCGTACCGGAAAACGCGTGGTGGCAGGCGATGGTGAAAGACGAAAGCTACCAGGCCCGGGAATGTCTGGACGATGAGGATAAGTGCCTGCTGGTCGGGATGGATCTTAACGGCGATGGCCAGGATGAATGGCTGCTGTGCCAGCCGGAAATGAACTACTGCAAAGTTTACGGCAAAATTGGCGGGAGCTGGAAGGATATCGGGCAAGCGCGGGATCTGGATAAAAACCAGATGATGGCGGCTTTAAAGCAGGCGGCTTCTGAAGGAAAACTTACGGCGGCGCCCAAGGTGTGGCAGGACGTGATGGTTCAGGGGCAGCGGATCAAGGTCGATTATTACCGTTAAAATTGAACGCCTCCGGTGAGGAGGCGTTGAGCACCCTTAGTGAACCTGGGGATCTGCCGGAGAGGCATTGTTGCGGATTGCTGCTATGTCCATGGAGTCAAAAACATAGTGGCTGCCACAGTAGTCACAGTTCATGTCGATTTCGCCATCTTCCGCCAGAATACTGTCGATTTCTTCATCCGGCAGCGTACGCAGCGCATCCGCACAGCGTTCACGCGAGCAGGTGCACTTAAATTCTACGTCCTGCGGATCGTACAGGGTGACTTCTTCTTCGTGATAGAGACGCCATAACACGTCGTTCGCCGGCAGCGTCAGCAGCTCTTCAGCCTTGATGGTTTCGGTCAGCGTGGCCAGGTGGTTAAAGTCGTCGGTTTCGGCATTCTGCGCAGGCAGTACCTGCAGCAGCATACCGCCTGCCGCCGCTTTACCTTCCACTTCGCCGGTGCGGATAAACAGGCGAGTCGGCAGCTGCTCGGAGCGCATGAAGTAATCTTCCAGGCAGGCGGCGAGGGTATCTCCCTCCAGCCCGACCACGCCCTGATAGCGTTCACCTTCGCCTGGGGTGATGGTGATCACCAGATAGCCGTTGCCGACCAGATCTTTTAACGCCGCATCAGCGGGGATATCACCCTGAACGCGAGCTACGCCGCGCATTTGCTGTTTGTTGTTACCGTTGATCACGGCCAGCGTCATCGGGCCATCGCCCTGCAACTGAACGGTGATGTCACCGTCAAACTTCAGCGTGGCGGTCAGCAGGCTGGTGGCAACCAGCAGCTCGCCGAGGATATTTTTAACCGGCTGCGGGTAGTCATGGTTTTCCATGATCTGCTGCCAGGTTTCAGAAACCGTCACCAGCTCGCCGCGCACGGCGTAGTTTTCAAACAGATAGCGGTGTAGTTGGTCGTGTTGAGTCATCGTCATCTCTCTTGCTGGTCGGCGGATTTACGCTTCGCCACCGTGTTTAAATTTCATCAAGTCCCGCCGCTCTTTTTTATCCGGGCGGCGATCGGGGTGGGGCATGGTCAGCGCGTTCATTTTGCGTGCCAGCGCCATTTTTTCCCGTTTGGCGATGCTTTCCGCCGTCTCTTCATACAGCTGAGTGGCTTCCGCTGCCGGCCTGCGCTGATCGGTAATCGCGAGGATGGTCACGGTGCGCTCGTCATTGCCCTGACGCAGCGTGAGCACCGCGTTCAGCTCAACCAGTTTACTGGGTTTACCGCGCTGGCCGTTGTAGTGCACTTTACCGCCTTCAATCATCTCCCGCGCCACGGCACGGGTTTTGTAAAAGCGAGCGGCCCACAGCCATTTATCGAGGCGTACGCCTTCGGCCGTTTTTTCTTTCATTACGCCTCCTTAAACGGAAAGCGACGGGATCAGGCTGCGGTAATCGCTAAGGCCGGGGTGGCGCTCAAACGTTTTTTCCGCTTCACCTGAATCCGGGTTGAGGACGCCTAAGCAGTAGCGAATACCAAACTCCGCCGCGGCATCAAGAATCGCTTCGCTGTCGTCGATAAATACCGTTCTGGCCGCGTTGAACCCGGTATGTTCGGCCACCGCCTGCCATAAACGCTGATCTTCTTTCGGATACCCAAATGTGTGGGTAGAAAGTAATAAATCAAGGTGCTGGTTCAACCCGGTGTGCTCAAGCTTCACCGCCAGATTGTGCGGGTGGGCGTTGGTCAGCAGAATACGGCGTTTGCCGCTGGCTTTTGCCGCCTTAAGAAACGGCACCGTATCTTCACGGAGTGCGGCTTTTGGCCCCTGCTCGGTGGTCATCGCACGGATATCCAGCCCGAGGCGTTCGCTCCAGTAGTCGAGACAGTACCAGTTTAGCGTATGCTGCACGGCGTGGTATTCGCGGGAAATCAGCTGATGCGCTTCCTGCAGCGGCATGCCGCGCTGGAGGCTAAGGGTTTCCGGTACCAGCTTTTTCCAGAAATGGTTATCAAAGGCCAGGTCCAGCAGGGTCCCGTCCATATCCAGCAGCAGGGTGTCAACCTCCTGCCACGCAATAGTACCAGACATCGCTTTAGTCTCGAACAAGGGGAAAATAGCGTACCAGGGTAGCACAATCCGGTACGCAAAGTTTACCCGTAACGGCTACCTCAGCGGTGAGGGAGGCGTAAGCGTAGGGTTGAGGCAGCTGTCATAGTAACGATGAATTTCGGCCAGCCGCGTGCTGGCACGACGATAGCGGATGACGGCCAGCACGCCGTTGATCGCAGCACAGGCCAGCATCGCAATGAGCATCAGAGAAATACTGATGTAGCTCCACAGGCTATGCGCATCAGATATCCGGTGCAGCGTGACGTGCTGAGTTCCGTTGGCATCGGTATAGATGCCGGTAATGATCCCTTCGGCGTGGAACGGCGTTTGCAGCAGCATTTCCGCCAGCCGCTGGAATTCGGTCCACTGCTCCTGGGCCGGGAAGTCATACAGCGACATCGGCGGCAGTGGTTGGTCTACCAGATCGCCGCCTTCGTCATTGATGATGACATAGCCGCCGGGCGCAGGACTGTTTAGCGACTGTGCGGCGCGCGTGGTTTCGCGAATAAAGAAAGGTGCGGTTGAGGTGGCCACGAGGTTATCCAGCGACTCAGCGCTAACCGGCCGCAGCAGGACGTTTACCCCGGTCAGTTTTCCGGAGTCAGCGCGCTTTATAAGGGAATCCCAGTCCTTGGTATTGCCCAGGTTCACCAGGGCATTTTTCAGGCGCACGCACTCTTCTTCTGCGGTACACAGCGCCTGCGTTTTTTTCACAATTCCGGCAAAATCATCCAGTAAAACCATGCCTGATTTCTGGATAGCATCGGCCAACTGCGGGTTAACTTTGCTGTCGCCTTCTCCCCCCTGAGGGTGGAGCTGCCCGCTGACGGCTTTGGTCAGGGCTACCGCCTTGTCCATGATTTCAGACTCCGGCAGCGGCAGAGGGCGCGCGGTATTCCAGATAATTTGCGAGCAGTCGAACGGTGTGAACGGGACATTTTGGCGAGAGTTATAGCTGCCGGGGGCGTGGATATTACACATCCCTGTTCCCTTCACTCTGAGCGTATCGCCCACCTGAAGCCTGTATTTTGCGAGGTCCTGTACGCTGGTCGCTTCGATGGATTCGGCGCCCTTCAGCCATGAGGCGCTAAGTTTGATGGGCATTTCCAGGGGAACCCAAAGAGTCATCATCAGCAGAACCAGCAGCGCACCGGAGGAAATTAACAGGTTACGCACCCAGTGCTGAAGCGGGAAGTTACGCACTTCGTCATGCAGAGAAAGGAAGCGGCCCTGACGCACGACGTGTCGGTCCAGGTAGATATCAATGTCGGTTTTCTGCCCCAGGTCCTGGCTTACAAAAGGCTGCCAGTGCGGCGGGTAAATCAGATCGATAATGCCGAGCGAGATATTGTTCATCTGCTCCTGGTTAGATTCGCCGAACAGCCCCCAGCGCTTAGGCGTGCCGCGCAGGCAGTGGATCTCCCTCAGCGCCGTTTTGGCCGGTGGCGCAAATAGCCCCCACAGCCCGGCGGCAATCAGCAGAACGGCACCGCCAGTCAGCCACGGCAGAAACACCGGCGGCGTCACCAGGCTCAGGAACAACATGACGAATGCGATGCAGATAAGCGCCGCTTCGCGCACGCCGTCCGGGCGGCTAAGGGAGTACTCTTCCTGCGTCTCCTGACGGATATTCAGCAGCTCAATCTGTTCGCTTTCCTCACCGCGAATCGACGCCTGGGTGCCAGAATAGCCCTCAATGGCGTACTGCTGCGTGTCGAGCGTATCGTTTTGCAGCGTATTGCCGTTCAGCGAAATCACCAGCGGGATACTGCTGGTGCGGATAAGCTCCACGTCGTTGTCGTTGGTGATGTACTGTTCCCAGAACGGCGGCAGGTGAACTTCTACGGAATCAAGATAATAGCGCCATTTGTTGGCGTCATCTGCCGAAAGGCCGTAGCGTGTGATGGAGCGGCTCAGGGAGAAAACGGTATTGCTCTGCGCGGTGAGCGTTAGCGTAGGCGGCGGATTACTCGCGCCTGAGGGGCCGATCAGCTCCTGGGAACGGGAATAGCGCTCGAGATAATTGTCGACGGCAATGCGCTCTTCCGGGGTTAGCTTGCGCGTGGAGGCTCCGGAGAAGGCACGATCGTGCGATACCCGGGCACGTAGCCTAAGGCTTCGCCAAATCAGCCATCCGGCAATCAGCGCACAGGCCAGCATAGCAGCGAACAAAAATAATAAGGTGCTCATGCTTTCCCCATCAAACCATCGTCTTTTTCATCAAGCTCGGCAAAAGATCGGCCTTTCAAAAAGTTAAAAGATCAGAAGTCATTATCGGCAGGTAAAGGTGCAAACTTGAGCGATTTTTAAGGCGACCAACCTACAGTAACACAATGTTAGCAAAGCGACTTCGTCCGAAATACAAGTAAATTCCTATTCAATAGTACCTGTCTTGACAGGTAGGCGCATTACGTGTTTTGGGAAAAGATACGTTACAAAAATGTAAATAATAGCCAATGCTCGTTGCACGATATGTGCGGCATGCAGCACAATAACTTACCCCTTTCACTGTTGATCCCGTGCACATGAGCAAATCATTAAAAAAACCAACGATTTTACATGTCGAAACCGTGGCGCGTTCGCGGCTGTTTAACGTTGAAACGGTGGACCTGGAGTTTAGCAATGGCGTTCGTCGAGTCTACGAGCGGATGAGACCTTCCTCCCGCGAGGCGGTGATGATCGTCCCTATTGTTGATGACCACCTGATCCTGATCCGTGAATACGCCGTCGGCACAGAGTCCTATGAGTTGGGGTTCTCCAAAGGGCTGATTGACCCGGGCGAAACCGTGTTTGAGGCCGCTAATCGCGAGCTAAAGGAGGAGGTCGGCTTTGGGGCAAATCAGCTGACGTTTTTGAAAAAACTGACGATGGCGCCCTCCTATTTTTCCAGCAAAATGAATATTGTGATTGCAGAAGATCTCTATCCCGAGTCGCTGGAAGGGGATGAGCCGGAAGAGCTGCCGCAGGAGCGATGGTCGCTGGAAAACATGATGGATTTACTGAAGGAAGAAGATTTTAGCGAAGCCCGTAACGTCAGCGCGCTCTTCCTTGTGCGGGAATGGTTAAGACAGCAGGGCAGGCTGTAAGCCAAACCGAGAAAGAATTAAAAAGGGCCGCTATGCGGCCCTTTGCTATTTTGTCCGGGTTTAGAACAACTCGTGTTCTTCCCCGTTATCGATAACCGTAGTCCCTACCTCATGCACCGCCTGCTGCGTAGGCTGCGTGCCTTCAATGAAGTACTCTTCACGGCTGTTGCCGCCGTTAGCCAACTGGCCGGTGCTGCGGTCGATATTGACGGTGACGATACCCGGCGGCGGCGTCAGCGGCTCTTCCGGCACGCCAGCCAGGGCGATTTTCATAAAGTCATCCCAGGCCGGCTGAGCGCTTTTTGCACCCCCTTCATAGCCGGAGATTTGATCTTTAATCGCGCCTGAGGCCGTGGTTCGGCCAAGATCGCGGCGGTGATCGTCAAATCCAATCCAGACTGACGTCACGACGCCGGGGCCGTAGCCGGAGAACCAGGCGTCTTTAGAGCTATTGGTGGTCCCGGTTTTGCCGCCGATATCCCGACGCTTCAAATCCCGGCCCGCACGCCAGCCGGTGCCCTGCCAGCCTGGTTCGCCATAAATATTACTGTTAAGCGCGCTTTTGATCAGGAATGACAGCGGCGTGTTGATCACGTGCGGAGCATATTCTTCGGCCTGCGCTTTGGCCACCAGCGCGCTGTTGGCCTGCTCCAGCTGCGGCATTGGCACGCTGCTGTTTTGCGGCGTTTGCGAGACGGCAACGTCTTCTACATCCTGGTTTTCCAGTACCGTTGATTTCGGCGTATCGCCGTAGATGACCGGAATATCGCAGCTCGCACAGGCGACTTTAGGTTTCGCCTCGAACACGGTATTGCCGGCATCATCAACGATTTTGGTGATGTAGTAAGGGTCAACCAGGAAGCCGCCGTTTGCCATCACCGAGTAGCCGCGGGCAACCTGCATTGGCGTGAATGACGCCGATCCCAGCGCCAGCGATTCGGTATGAACGATATTCGCAGCCGGGAAACCAAAGCGCTGCAGGTACTCAGCGGCGTAGTCTACGCCCATCGCACGCATCGCGCGCACCATGACAACGTTTTTGGACTCCCCAAGGCCCTGACGCAGGCGAATGGGCCCTGCATACTGCGCCGGAGAGTTCTTCGGCCGCCAGTCTGAGCCGGCACCCGCGTCCCAGCGTGAAATAGGCACATCGTTAAGGATGCTCGCCAGCGTCAACCCTTTGTCCATTGCGGCGGTGTACAGGAAAGGTTTGATGTTGGAACCCACCT
This region of Cedecea lapagei genomic DNA includes:
- the envZ gene encoding two-component system sensor histidine kinase EnvZ, whose amino-acid sequence is MRRVRFSPRSSFARTLLLIVTLLFVSLVTTYLVVLNFAILPSLQQFNKVLAYEVRMLMTDKLQLEDGTQLVVPPAFRREIYRELGISLYSNEAAEDAGLRWAQHYEFLSQQMAQQLGGPTEVRVEVNKSSPVVWLKTWLSPNIWVRVPLTEIHQGDFSPLFRYTLAIMLLAIGGAWLFIRIQNRPLVDLEHAALQVGKGIIPPPLREYGASEVRSVTRAFNHMAAGVKQLADDRTLLMAGVSHDLRTPLTRIRLATEMMGQEDGYLAESINKDIEECNAIIEQFIDYLRTGQEMPLEMADLNSVLGEVIAAESGYEREIDTDLQDGEIRLNIHPLSIKRAVANMVVNAARYGNGWIKVSSGSELNRAWFQVEDDGPGIEPDQLQHLFQPFVRGDSARSTSGTGLGLAIVQRIIDNHNGMLDLGKSERGGLRIRAYLPLPIARVVAHRES
- the pckA gene encoding phosphoenolpyruvate carboxykinase (ATP): MRVKGITPQDLKAYGINDVSEVVYNPDYDTLYREELDPKLEGFERGVVTTLGAVSVDTGIFTGRSPKDKYIVRDDTTRDTLWWSDNGKGKNDNKPLSEETWHELKGLVTQQLSGKRLFIVDAFCGANADTRLSVRFITEVAWQAHFVKNMFIRPTDEELETFTPDFVVMNGAKCTNPNWQEQGLNSENFVAFNLTERMQLIGGTWYGGEMKKGMFSIMNYLLPLKGIASMHCSANVGEKGDVAVFFGLSGTGKTTLSTDPKRRLIGDDEHGWDDDGVFNFEGGCYAKTIRLSEEAEPDIYHAIRRDALLENVTVRADGSIDFDDASKTENTRVSYPIYHIDNIVKPVSKAGHATKVIFLTADAFGVLPPVSRLTANQTQYHFLSGFTAKLAGTERGVTEPTPTFSACFGAAFLSLHPTQYAEVLVKRMQASGAQAYLVNTGWNGTGKRISIKDTRAIIDAILDGSLDDAETFTLPMFNLAIPTSLAGVDPRILDPRNTYASPEQWQEKAEQLAKLFVENFEKYTDTPAGAALVEAGPKL
- a CDS encoding DUF4153 domain-containing protein, with the protein product MTTMFVSDPLPKATRWGILLVGFLSGVLLYLTEGHRAGGIWLQGSEQALYLRSLSVVLATTLALLAVRFNDLRFWALALIPLPVVALMSGWVNWTTRGLEGWDRHDIVLGYQCSLAAMLFLALPWLQGRLRSKTGWGGWSAFYGQLWRNGITLMLTGLLVLFFWGVLALWAGLFKLVDITLFDSLFFNSSAFAWIATCTAAALAVTLCRDQQRAVNAVKHFFSVFATGLLPLLSLISLMFLATLPVVGLGSVSQHVSCNALLNTLTLMVMVAAAVAWHPERETRPYPVLLDGAIKLTLLLSPIYALLASYALWLRVSSYGWTPTRVYAALITLTVLVWACGYAVTLIRQRRQAVLQPGGINRAVLLLALALLVAVNSPLLDPYRISVNNQMARYHSGALQADKLSITMLQSSGRRGYEAMRQLQKDPGFSANPERKKQLAMLLSDGKAGSTGAMKLSVESLRQRIVLADKNRVPENAWWQAMVKDESYQARECLDDEDKCLLVGMDLNGDGQDEWLLCQPEMNYCKVYGKIGGSWKDIGQARDLDKNQMMAALKQAASEGKLTAAPKVWQDVMVQGQRIKVDYYR
- the greB gene encoding transcription elongation factor GreB, which codes for MKTPLITREGYEKLKKELDYLWREERPEVTKKVTWAASLGDRSENADYQYNKKRLREIDRRVRYITKSLERLKIVDYSPQQEGKVFFGAWVEIENDDGDLLRFRIVGYDEIFGRKDYISIDSPMARALLKKEVGDLAVVQTPAGEAQWYVNDIEYPKPE
- the ompR gene encoding osmolarity response regulator transcription factor OmpR; this encodes MQENYKILVVDDDMRLRALLERYLTEQGFQVRSVANAEQMDRLLTRESFHLMVLDLMLPGEDGLSICRRLRSQSNPMPIIMVTAKGEEVDRIVGLEIGADDYIPKPFNPRELLARIRAVLRRQANELPGAPSQEEAVIAFGKFKLNLGTREMFREDEPMPLTSGEFAVLKALVSHPREPLSRDKLMNLARGREYSAMERSIDVQISRLRRMVEEDPAHPRYIQTVWGLGYVFVPDGAKA